In Hevea brasiliensis isolate MT/VB/25A 57/8 chromosome 13, ASM3005281v1, whole genome shotgun sequence, a single genomic region encodes these proteins:
- the LOC110639542 gene encoding shikimate O-hydroxycinnamoyltransferase-like yields MKIIIKESSMIRPAEDLPNQHQWLSNLDLLHERNHVPTVYFYKSDKYPNSLEAKALKEALSKVLVPFYPVAGRLGRDDNGRLEINCNNEGVLFIEAQTDSEIDDIGDLMLNVEIPQLIPSVDNSQGISSFPLFGAQVTTFKCGGLSLGLRFHHTLADGFGALHLINTWCDVARGLSITTPPFMDRTILRCRVPPTPKFKHIEFEKPLPMDSPTQIDTLQQNCIEIFKITAQQLETLKTKVKNSDGKRNYTSYEILTAHIWRCTCKARGLSDHQPARLRIAIDGRSRLDPPLPPCFFGNVIFFAALIALSSEVLSETLEDTVERIDKEIRRMDNEYLRSANDYLEVLDDLTPILIGAHSCRCPNLGIISWVRLPFYDADIGMGKPIYVRPANPPEGKGYILRSPSNDGSWQLAIFLQEDHMQSFQRLFYQF; encoded by the exons ATGAAGATCATCATAAAGGAATCGAGCATGATACGCCCAGCAGAAGATTTGCCTAATCAGCATCAATGGCTCTCTAATTTAGATCTATTGCATGAAAGAAACCACGTTCCTACAGTGTACTTTTACAAGTCAGATAAGTATCCCAATTCCTTGGAAGCTAAGGCACTTAAGGAGGCTTTAAGCAAAGTTCTTGTGCCATTTTACCCAGTGGCCGGGAGGTTAGGAAGAGATGACAATGGTAGGCTTGAAATTAATTGTAATAATGAGGGAGTGTTGTTCATAGAGGCTCAAACGGACTCTGAAATAGATGACATTGGTGACTTGATGCTCAATGTGGAAATTCCTCAACTCATTCCTTCAGTTGACAATTCACAAGGCATCTCTTCTTTCCCACTTTTTGGTGCACAG GTAACTACGTTTAAATGTGGTGGACTATCTCTTGGACTTCGATTTCATCATACATTAGCAGATGGTTTTGGGGCTCTCCATTTAATCAACACATGGTGTGATGTTGCACGAGGACTCTCCATTACCACACCACCATTCATGGATCGGACCATTCTCCGCTGCCGAGTCCCACCAACCCCGAAATTTAAACACATTGAGTTTGAAAAGCCACTTCCCATGGACTCTCCCACTCAAATCGACACATTACAACAAAATTGTATTGAAATCTTTAAGATCACAGCTCAACAACTTGAAACCTTGAAAACCAAGGTAAAGAACAGCGATGGGAAAAGAAACTACACTAGCTATGAGATCTTAACTGCACATATATGGCGATGCACATGCAAAGCACGTGGCTTATCCGATCATCAACCTGCTAGGTTACGCATAGCCATTGATGGTCGGTCTAGATTGGATCCTCCACTTCCACCTTGCTTCTTTGGAAACGTAATCTTTTTTGCTGCACTAATTGCCCTATCTAGTGAGGTTCTATCAGAGACGTTAGAGGACACAGTGGAAAGAATTGATAAGGAAATAAGAAGGATGGACAATGAGTACCTGAGATCGGCTAATGACTACTTGGAAGTATTGGATGACCTAACGCCTATCTTGATAGGCGCCCATTCTTGTCGATGCCCAAACCTCGGCATTATTAGTTGGGTGCGACTGCCTTTCTATGATGCTGATATTGGAATGGGAAAGCCCATATATGTGAGGCCAGCAAATCCACCTGAAGGCAAGGGATACATATTACGAAGTCCAAGTAATGATGGAAGTTGGCAATTGGCCATATTCCTGCAGGAAGATCACATGCAATCCTTCCAAAGGTTGTTTTATCAGTTTTGA